One Dama dama isolate Ldn47 chromosome 18, ASM3311817v1, whole genome shotgun sequence DNA window includes the following coding sequences:
- the LOC133072157 gene encoding LOW QUALITY PROTEIN: cell division cycle and apoptosis regulator protein 1-like (The sequence of the model RefSeq protein was modified relative to this genomic sequence to represent the inferred CDS: inserted 6 bases in 4 codons; deleted 1 base in 1 codon; substituted 1 base at 1 genomic stop codon), giving the protein MAQFGGQKNPPWATQFTATAVSQPAALGVQQPSLLGASPTIYTQQTALAAAGLTAQTPANYQLTQTAALQQAAAVAAALHQQYSQPQQALYSAQQQLQQPQQPLTQPAVGLPTSLSLSTPQPAAQITASYPTPRSSQQQTQPQKQCVFTGAVTKLHDTFGFVDEDVFFQLSAVKGKTPQVGDRVLAEATYNPNMPFKCNAQRIQTLTNQNQSQTQPLLKTPPAVFQPIAPQTTFGVQAQPQPLLQAQISEASITPLXQTQPQPLLQQQAGLLQPPVRIVSQPQPARRLDPPSRFSGRNDRGDQVPNRKDDQSRQREXERRRSRERSPQRKRSXERSPRRERERSPRRVRRVVPCYTVQFSKFSLDCPSCDMMELRRRYQNLYIPSDFFDAQFTWVDAFPLSRPSQLGNYSNFYLMHREVESLEKNMAILDPPDADHLYSAKVMLMASTSMEDLYHKSCALAEDPQELRDGFQHPARLVKFLVGMKGKDEAMAIGGXWSPWLEGPDPEKDPCVLIKTAIRCCKALTGIDLSVCTQWYHFAEIRYHHPEETHKGRTVPAHVETMVLFFPDVWHCLPTRSEWETLSRGYKQQLIEKLQGERKEADGEQDEEEKDDGEAKEISTPIHWSKLDPKTMKVNDLRKELESRALSSKGLKSQLIARLTKQLKVEEQKEEQKELEKSEKEEEEEDDRKSEDDKEQEERKRQEELERQRRERRYILPDEPAIVVHPNWAAKSGKFDRSIMSLSVLLDYRLEDNKQHSFEVSLLAELFNEMLQRGFGVRIYKSLLSLPEKEDKKEKEKKSKKDERKDKKEERDDKTDEPKPKRRKSGDDKDKKEDRDERKKEDKRKDDSKDDDETEEDNNQDEYDPMEAGEAEYEEDDRDEEENKRDDKRDINRYCKERLSKDKEKEKTQMITINRDLLMAFVYFDQSHGGYLLEKDLEEIFYTLGLHLSRAQVKKLLNKVVLRESCFYRKLXDTSKDEENHEESEALQEDILGNRLLLPTPIVKEDSKDVEENVGLIVYNGAMVDVGSLLKKLEKSEKVQAEVEQKLQLLQEKTDKDEKTILNLELSNKNLSGELKEVKKDLSQLQENLKISENMNLQFENQLNKTIRNLSTVMDEIHTVLKKDNGRNEDKDQKSKENGASV; this is encoded by the exons ATGGCTCAGTTTGGAGGACAGAAGAATCCGCCATGGGCTACTCAGTTTACAGCCACTGCGGTATCTCAGCCAGCTGCATTGGGTGTTCAGCAGCCATCTCTCCTTGGAGCATCTCCTACCATTTATACACAGCAAACTGCCCTGGCAGCAGCAGGCCTTACTGCACAAACCCCAGCAAACTATCAGTTAACTCAGACTGCAGCACTGCAGCAAGCCGCAGCTGTAGCAGCTGCGTTGCACCAGCAATATTCACAACCTCAGCAGGCCTTGTATAGTGCGCAGCAACAGTTACAGCAACCTCAGCAGCCTCTAACACAGCCAGCTGTTGGACTCCCTACAAGCCTGAGCTTGTCAACTCCTCAACCTGCAGCTCAGATAACTGCATCATATCCAACACCAAGGTCCAGTCAGCAACAAACACAACCTCAGAAACAGTGTGTTTTTACAGGGGCGGTCACAAAACTACACGATACATTTGGATTTGTGGATGAAGATGTATTCTTTCAGCTTAGTGCTGTCAAAGGGAAAACCCCCCAAGTGGGTGACAGAGTACTGGCTGAAGCTACATATAATCCCAATATGCCTTTTAAATGCAATGCACAAAGAATTCAAACACTAACAAATCAGAATCAATCCCAAACTCAACCTTTACTGAAGACCCCTCCTGCCGTATTTCAGCCAATTGCACCACAGACAACGTTTGGTGTTCAGGCTCAGCCCCAGCCCCTGCTGCAGGCACAGATTTCAGAGGCTTCTATTACACCAC TTCAGACTCAGCCGCAGCCTTTACTACAGCAGCAAGCTGGTTTACTGCAGCCTCCTGTCCGTATAGTTTCACAGCCACAACCAGCACGAAGGTTAGATCCACCATCCAGATTTTCAGGAAGAAATGACAGAGGGGATCAAGTGCCCAACAGAAAGGATGACCAAAGTCGTCAAAGAGAGTGAGAAAGACGTAGATCCAGAGAAAGATCTCCTCAGAGAAAACGTTC CGAGAGATCTCCTCGGAGAGAGAGAGAACGGTCACCTCGGAGAGTCCGACGTGTTGTCCCATGTTACACAGTTcagttttcaaagttttctttagATTGTCCTAGTTGTGACATGATGGAACTAAGGCGCCGTTATCAGAATTTATATATACCTAGTGACTTTTTTGATGCTCAGTTTACATGGGTGGATGCTTTCCCT TTGTCAAGACCATCTCAGCTGGGAAATTACTCCAACTTCTATCTAATGCACAGAGAAGTAGagtctttagaaaaaaatatggcCATTCTTGATCCACCAGATGCTGACCATTTATACAGTGCAAAGGTAATGCTGATGGCTAGCACTAGTATGGAAGACTTGTATCATAAGTCATGTGCTCTTGCTGAAGACCCACAAGAACTTAGAGATGGATTTCAGCATCCTGCTAGACTCGTTAAGTTTTTAGTGGGCATGAAAGGCAAGGATGAAGCCATGGCCATTGGAG CATGGTCTCCTTGGTTGGAGGGACCAGACCCAGAAAAAGATCCTTGTGTGTTGATTAAGACTGCTATTCGTTGTTGTAAGGCTCTGACAGGCATTGATCTAAGTGTATGCACACAATGGTACCATTTTGCAGAGATTCGCTACCATCACCCTGAGGAGACCCACAAGGGGCGTACAGTTCCAGCTCATGTGGAGacaatggttttatttttcccggatgtttggcattgccttcccaCTCGCTCAGAGTGGGAAACCCTCTCCCGAGGATACAAGCAGCAGCTGATCGAGAAGCTTCAGGGTGAACGCAAGGAGGCTGATGGAGAACAGGATGAAGAAGAGAAGGATGATGGTGAAGCTAAAGAAATTTCTACTCCTATCCATTGGTCTAAACTTGACCCAAAGACAATGAAGGTAAATGATCTCCGAAAAGAATTGGAAAGTCGAGCTCTTAGTTCCAAAGGCTTAAAATCCCAGTTAATAGCCCGACTGACAAAACAGCTTAAAGTAGAAGagcaaaaagaagagcaaaaggaATTAGAGAAatctgagaaagaagaggaagaggaggatgatAGGAAATCTGAAGATGATAAagagcaagaagaaagaaaacgtCAAGAGGAACTGGAACGCCAGCGTCGGGAAAGAAGGTATATTTTGCCTGATGAGCCGGCTATCGTTGTACATCCAAACTGGGCTGCAAAAAGTGGCAAGTTTGATCGTAGCATCATGTCTTTGAGTGTACTCTTGGACTACAGATTAGAGGATAATAAACAACATTCATTTGAGGTTTCATTACTTGCAGAGCTTTTCAATGAAATGCTTCAAAGAGGTTTTGGTGTCAGAATATACAAATCATTATTGTCTCTTCCTGAGAaagaggataaaaaagaaaaggaaaagaaaagcaaaaaagatgagagaaaagataaaaaggaagaaagagatgatAAAACCGATGAGCCAAAACCCAAACGGAGAAAATCAGGCGAtgataaagataaaaaagaagatagggatgaaaggaagaaagaagataaaagaaaagatgATTCTAAAgatgatgatgaaactgaagaaGATAATAATCAAGATGAATATGATCCAATGGAAGCAGGAGAAGCTGAGTATGAAGAAGATGATCGagatgaggaagaaaacaaaCGAGATGACAAAAGAGATATTAACAGGTACTGCAAGGAGAGGCTCTCTAAAgataaggaaaaagagaagactcaGATGATCACGATTAACAGAGATCTATTAATGGCATTTGTTTACTTTGATCAAAGCCATGGTGGTTACCTTCTTGAAAAGGATttggaagaaatattttatacTCTTGGACTACACCTTTCTCGGGCTCAAGTAAAGAAGCTTCTTAATAAAGTAGTACTCCGTGAATCTTGCTTTTACCGGAAATT AGACACctcaaaagatgaagaaaaccatgaagaatctgAAGCACTGCAGGAAGATATCCTAGGAAACAGATTGTTACTTCCAACACCAATAGTGAAAGAGGACTCAAAGGATGTAGAAGAAAATGTTGGTCTTATTGTGTACAATGGTGCAATGGTTGATGTAGGAAGCCTCTTGAAAAAActggaaaagagtgaaaaagtacaAGCTGAAGTGGAACAGAAGCTGCAGTTACTACAAGAAAAGAcagataaagatgaaaaaaccATATTAAATTTGGAGCTTTCTAACAAAAACCTCTCTGGTGAACTTAAAGAAGTTAAAAAGGACCTTAGTCAGTTACAAGAAAACTTAAAGATTTCAGAAAACATGAATTTGCAATTTGAAAACCAACTGAATAAGACAATCAGAAACTTATCCACAGTAATGGATGAAATCCACACTGTTCTTAAGAAGGATAATGGGAGGAATGAAGATAAAGATCAGAAATCTAAGGAGAATGGTGCGAGTGTATGA